A genomic stretch from Desulfotignum balticum DSM 7044 includes:
- a CDS encoding efflux RND transporter permease subunit — protein sequence MNLTAFAINKNRISLSLLGIVILLGLSMYQGLPRDSMPPYVVRVATIVSSFPGANPQRVELLVSKNIEEEVQEIPEVKTVTSQSRTGLSVVSVTLKDAVKPADLQAIWDKLRRNLDNMTSLPEGVVPDLQDDDVGVVYGINIGLISDGFSYAQMEDVAKRIKDDLIALPDSAKVALSGVQDQQVVVEFDPPRLSEYGLTVEKLRQIIRETNILDSGGEINVGDKRLILEPTGNFDDIEALKKTIIPVGDQGEVVYLDSITQIRKTYKTPATALVRVNGKKAVSLAVSLKKQANIINLGKMVDEKIAEYNRRLPLGLEVVRLASLDRYVEKSIEDFVGNLYQSIAIVMAVMLIFLGLRTGLVVAGLIPLVTVMTLLLMGVIHMGLNQVTLAALIMALGMMVDNAIVISESIIVKMESGRDRMTAAVETCKELMVPLLISTLTTAAAFLSFYLAESAMGDIMGPLFVVISFALISSWLISLTIIPLLAYYLIRIKQKKTDKFSVFDYLNKGYIFVLRQVLKWKRVFVVFMVAVFFVSLIGFGILPFIFFPDSDRNMITMDINLPLGTKIEKTAAVVQAIETYISSDLKTGPEKNKGITDWSSFIGEGPQSYDLGYSPDEANSSYAHILINTSSGEDNGWIIQHLDDFCFNTFPEADIKVSLLGQGGGGTPVEIRIFGTDQDMLYALGTQTKEALGQIAGTKNIMDDWGPKLLKFIIDIDANKARKSGVTHEDIAISLQTGLSGFQAGTFREGQDSLPILMRSRNFSSQTLQDLENTNVFVQSTGKAVPLSQVARIKPQWDYAKIMHYDLSRSITVTSELRPGSTAREVTADIQAWLDDQSRDWPSGYRYELGGDAENTQENMAAVTRYLPLSGCIILFLLIFQFNSMRKTFMVLTTIPLGIIGVVIGLIAFRSYFGFMAFLGVISLAGIVINNAIVLIDRIDIEQSELNRAPAQAVVEACRQRFRPILLTTLTTVLGLIPLYLGGGNMWQPMAVSIMTGLLFGTTITLLFIPALYSILYKVDATKQNSERGIS from the coding sequence ATGAATCTGACCGCATTTGCCATCAATAAAAATCGTATTTCATTGAGCCTGCTGGGGATTGTGATCCTGCTGGGGCTTTCCATGTATCAGGGCCTTCCCAGGGACAGCATGCCGCCCTATGTGGTGCGGGTGGCCACGATTGTCTCAAGTTTCCCGGGTGCCAACCCCCAGCGGGTGGAACTGCTGGTGAGCAAGAATATCGAGGAAGAGGTCCAGGAAATTCCTGAAGTCAAAACCGTCACATCCCAGTCCCGCACGGGTCTTTCCGTTGTTTCCGTCACCCTTAAGGATGCGGTCAAACCGGCGGATCTTCAGGCGATCTGGGATAAACTGCGGCGAAATCTGGACAACATGACCAGTCTGCCCGAAGGCGTGGTTCCTGATCTGCAAGACGATGATGTGGGCGTGGTTTACGGGATCAACATCGGGCTGATATCCGACGGGTTTTCCTATGCACAGATGGAGGATGTGGCCAAACGGATCAAAGACGATCTGATCGCACTGCCGGATTCGGCCAAAGTGGCGCTGAGCGGGGTTCAGGATCAGCAGGTGGTGGTGGAGTTCGACCCGCCCCGGCTCAGTGAATACGGCCTGACCGTGGAAAAACTCAGGCAGATTATCCGGGAGACCAATATCCTGGATTCCGGGGGTGAAATCAATGTGGGGGACAAACGGCTGATCCTTGAACCCACCGGCAATTTCGATGATATCGAAGCGTTGAAAAAAACGATCATTCCCGTGGGTGACCAGGGGGAAGTGGTGTATCTGGACTCCATTACCCAGATCAGAAAAACCTATAAAACCCCGGCCACGGCACTGGTGCGGGTCAATGGTAAAAAAGCGGTTTCTCTGGCCGTTTCCCTCAAAAAACAAGCCAATATCATCAACCTGGGAAAAATGGTGGATGAAAAAATTGCTGAATACAACCGCCGTTTGCCCCTGGGCCTGGAAGTGGTCCGCCTGGCATCTTTGGACAGGTATGTCGAGAAATCCATTGAGGATTTCGTGGGGAACCTGTATCAGAGTATTGCCATCGTCATGGCAGTGATGCTGATTTTCCTGGGGCTGCGCACCGGCCTGGTGGTTGCCGGCCTGATTCCTCTGGTCACCGTCATGACCCTGCTGCTCATGGGCGTGATTCACATGGGGCTGAACCAGGTGACGCTGGCGGCTCTGATCATGGCCCTGGGAATGATGGTGGACAACGCCATTGTCATCTCCGAATCCATTATCGTGAAAATGGAATCTGGCCGGGACCGGATGACCGCAGCCGTGGAAACCTGCAAGGAACTGATGGTGCCTTTGCTCATCTCCACACTGACCACGGCGGCGGCTTTTCTGTCCTTTTATCTGGCGGAATCCGCCATGGGTGATATCATGGGACCGCTTTTCGTGGTCATCTCCTTTGCCCTGATATCTTCCTGGCTCATCAGCCTGACCATTATTCCGCTGCTGGCCTATTATCTGATCAGAATTAAGCAGAAAAAAACGGATAAATTCTCTGTGTTTGATTATCTGAACAAAGGCTATATTTTTGTTTTAAGACAGGTCCTGAAATGGAAACGCGTGTTTGTTGTGTTCATGGTGGCGGTCTTTTTCGTTTCTTTGATCGGTTTCGGGATACTGCCTTTTATTTTCTTTCCGGACAGTGACCGGAACATGATCACCATGGATATCAACCTGCCTTTGGGTACGAAAATCGAAAAAACCGCCGCCGTGGTCCAGGCGATTGAGACCTATATTAGTTCCGATTTAAAAACAGGCCCTGAAAAAAACAAAGGCATCACGGACTGGTCCTCTTTCATCGGAGAGGGACCCCAGTCGTATGATCTGGGCTATTCACCGGATGAAGCCAATTCCAGCTATGCGCATATTCTGATCAATACCAGCAGCGGTGAGGACAACGGATGGATTATCCAGCACCTGGATGATTTCTGCTTCAATACCTTTCCCGAAGCAGACATCAAAGTGTCTTTGCTGGGGCAGGGCGGCGGTGGAACCCCCGTGGAAATCCGCATTTTCGGAACAGACCAGGATATGCTCTATGCCCTTGGTACCCAAACCAAAGAGGCTTTGGGACAGATTGCCGGCACCAAAAATATTATGGATGACTGGGGTCCCAAATTATTGAAATTTATCATAGATATTGATGCGAACAAGGCCAGAAAATCCGGTGTGACCCATGAGGATATCGCCATCAGTCTCCAGACCGGGTTATCCGGTTTCCAGGCCGGTACTTTCCGGGAAGGCCAGGACAGCCTGCCCATTCTCATGCGCAGCCGGAATTTTTCCTCCCAGACCCTTCAGGATCTGGAAAATACCAATGTGTTTGTCCAGTCCACGGGCAAGGCAGTGCCCTTGAGCCAGGTGGCCCGGATCAAGCCCCAATGGGATTATGCCAAGATCATGCATTACGATCTTTCCCGGAGTATCACGGTCACCAGTGAGCTCAGGCCAGGCAGCACGGCCAGAGAGGTCACGGCAGATATCCAGGCCTGGCTGGACGATCAATCCAGAGACTGGCCCTCAGGCTATCGGTATGAACTGGGAGGGGATGCGGAAAATACCCAGGAAAACATGGCGGCCGTGACCCGGTATCTGCCCCTGTCCGGATGTATTATTCTGTTTCTCCTGATTTTTCAGTTCAATTCCATGCGAAAGACCTTTATGGTGCTCACCACCATTCCCTTAGGGATTATCGGGGTGGTCATCGGTCTGATCGCTTTCCGGTCCTACTTCGGGTTCATGGCGTTTCTGGGGGTGATTTCTCTGGCCGGTATCGTGATCAACAATGCCATTGTGCTCATCGACCGGATCGATATTGAACAAAGCGAACTCAACCGGGCCCCGGCCCAGGCCGTGGTGGAGGCCTGCCGCCAGCGGTTCAGACCCATTTTGCTCACCACACTGACAACCGTTTTGGGGCTCATCCCCCTGTATCTGGGGGGTGGAAACATGTGGCAGCCCATGGCCGTATCCATCATGACGGGCCTGCTTTTCGGCACCACGATCACGCTGCTGTTCATCCCGGCACTTTACAGCATTCTGTACAAGGTCGATGCAACCAAACAAAACTCAGAAAGAGGCATATCATGA
- a CDS encoding efflux RND transporter periplasmic adaptor subunit produces MKQMVFTVLTCLSLISAGCGGNDVTEADKEMPVRPVRYIELETRTQTLSQRFTGTAAADRQAILSFKVAGTITSIPVNLGDRVTTGTLLARLDETDFKIDLASARAGLKSAQADAKSAQTRVYTTRSNYDRIQKLYENDSVSLSEFEQARGDYETALAQRQAAQSKITMEISKLRAAENQLLYTRLLAPFDGVVNNIAVDENEEISPGSPVMTLSNLGKMEVKLEVSDRYIADIRTGMPCRITFPALVRETFSGRVTEVSYGSTDKPTYPVTVAVLSEDDRLRPGMAAEVRLDFGGTPEQTGLYMPPDGVGEEQGRPFVFVLEKGPDSRWMARKQIIALGPLTEEGFLVKTGLTPGDRVAVSGLQLLLDGMAVTLMDDAINDW; encoded by the coding sequence ATGAAACAGATGGTATTCACCGTTCTGACCTGCTTAAGTCTGATTTCCGCCGGATGCGGTGGAAATGACGTGACGGAAGCGGATAAGGAAATGCCGGTCCGGCCGGTCCGGTACATCGAACTGGAAACAAGGACTCAGACCTTAAGCCAGCGCTTTACGGGGACGGCCGCGGCCGACCGCCAGGCGATACTCAGTTTCAAGGTGGCCGGCACCATTACCAGCATTCCCGTCAACTTAGGAGACCGGGTAACCACGGGGACTCTGCTGGCCCGGCTGGATGAAACCGATTTCAAGATTGACCTGGCATCAGCCCGGGCCGGTCTCAAATCGGCTCAGGCTGATGCCAAGTCCGCCCAGACCCGTGTTTACACCACCCGGTCAAATTATGACCGGATCCAGAAACTCTATGAAAACGACAGTGTGTCTTTGAGTGAATTCGAGCAGGCCCGGGGCGATTATGAAACCGCTCTGGCCCAGCGCCAGGCAGCACAATCCAAAATCACCATGGAAATCAGCAAGCTTCGGGCCGCTGAAAATCAATTGTTGTACACCCGCTTGCTTGCGCCTTTTGACGGCGTTGTCAACAATATTGCCGTGGATGAAAATGAGGAAATATCCCCGGGAAGCCCGGTAATGACCCTCAGTAATCTGGGCAAGATGGAGGTCAAACTGGAAGTTTCAGACCGCTACATTGCCGATATCCGGACCGGCATGCCTTGCCGTATCACCTTTCCCGCCCTGGTCCGGGAAACGTTTTCCGGCCGGGTGACTGAAGTGTCCTACGGCAGCACGGACAAACCGACCTATCCCGTCACTGTGGCCGTCCTGTCCGAAGATGACCGACTGCGGCCGGGCATGGCCGCCGAGGTCCGGCTGGATTTCGGCGGCACCCCGGAACAGACCGGTCTTTACATGCCGCCGGACGGGGTGGGAGAAGAACAGGGCCGGCCGTTTGTCTTTGTTCTTGAAAAAGGTCCGGACAGCCGGTGGATGGCCCGGAAACAGATTATTGCACTGGGCCCTCTCACGGAAGAAGGCTTTCTGGTGAAAACCGGGCTGACCCCGGGGGACCGCGTGGCCGTCTCCGGACTTCAGCTGCTTTTGGACGGCATGGCCGTGACCCTGATGGACGATGCCATCAACGACTGGTAA
- a CDS encoding ATP-binding protein translates to MTKDAPVKTVPDYNLTGFRLDALLERHRERIIREWRDRLFKDVSDNYAARNPDELGKTTARAYDAFFHVLAENDYTAINRFINEITSIRLESGFPLDDVQKAFELFRILIVPVLVEESPKACLCRHIEQVNTCLAYTIHRFSNHFQKMHETCLKEYADRLEQDVAARTAQLKESEHKYKTLVEEISDGYLVLEGERIAFVNPAFCQMHGIDVPEEILMTSFLSLVHKKDQTALRKRVIRNPLDSTVPAVFEYRRLRRDGRALPTEMGCRPSRFEGREYTLCIVRDITRRVKLEKKSRQMERMAYIGQITASLSHEIRNPLSSIKMNLQILGQNNGFAGNDEKRLQITQTEIQRLETILQQLLDFAKPISLAPGPVNVNDVVNFCVNLLDVKFRKIQASCRVDLDSSLPDITADKAKIEQVVINLLLNALDSIRPAGNVFVCTGVQTQNRKTFVSIRVSDDGDGIPPELIPHIFEPFYTTKMKGTGLGLANVKQMVQAHDGFVHVKAGKTCGTVFEVCLPCEGDVRG, encoded by the coding sequence ATGACAAAAGATGCACCGGTGAAAACGGTCCCGGATTACAATTTGACCGGTTTCAGACTGGATGCGCTGCTTGAGCGGCATCGGGAACGGATTATTCGTGAGTGGCGGGACCGGCTGTTTAAAGACGTGTCTGACAACTATGCCGCCAGGAATCCGGATGAGCTGGGCAAAACCACAGCCCGGGCCTATGATGCGTTTTTTCATGTGCTGGCTGAAAATGACTACACCGCCATTAACCGATTCATCAACGAAATTACCAGTATCCGGCTGGAATCGGGATTTCCCCTGGACGATGTGCAAAAAGCGTTCGAGCTTTTCAGAATACTCATTGTCCCGGTGCTGGTGGAAGAATCCCCCAAAGCATGTCTGTGCCGCCACATCGAACAGGTGAATACCTGCCTGGCTTATACCATTCACCGGTTTTCCAACCATTTTCAGAAAATGCATGAAACCTGTCTCAAGGAATACGCAGACCGGCTGGAACAGGATGTGGCGGCCCGAACGGCCCAGTTGAAAGAATCTGAGCACAAATACAAAACCCTGGTGGAAGAGATCAGTGACGGGTATCTGGTGCTGGAAGGCGAAAGGATCGCATTTGTCAACCCGGCGTTCTGCCAGATGCATGGGATTGACGTCCCCGAAGAGATCTTGATGACATCGTTTTTAAGCCTGGTTCATAAAAAAGATCAGACCGCCTTGCGAAAGCGGGTGATCCGGAATCCATTGGACAGCACGGTTCCGGCGGTGTTTGAATACCGGCGCCTGCGCAGGGACGGTCGGGCTCTGCCCACGGAAATGGGGTGCCGGCCGTCCCGGTTCGAGGGCCGGGAATACACCTTGTGCATTGTCCGGGATATCACCCGGCGGGTGAAGCTGGAGAAAAAAAGCCGGCAGATGGAACGCATGGCCTATATCGGTCAGATCACGGCATCGTTGTCCCATGAAATCCGCAACCCGTTGTCCTCCATCAAGATGAACCTGCAGATCCTGGGACAGAACAACGGGTTCGCCGGCAACGACGAAAAGCGGCTTCAGATTACCCAGACCGAGATTCAGCGGTTGGAAACGATTCTCCAGCAGCTGCTGGATTTTGCCAAACCGATTTCTTTGGCCCCGGGTCCCGTGAATGTCAATGATGTGGTGAATTTCTGCGTAAACCTGCTGGATGTGAAATTTCGCAAAATTCAGGCGTCATGCCGGGTCGATCTGGATTCATCCCTTCCGGATATCACGGCGGATAAGGCGAAAATCGAACAGGTGGTGATCAATCTTTTGCTCAATGCCCTGGATTCGATCCGTCCGGCAGGAAATGTCTTTGTTTGCACCGGGGTTCAAACGCAGAACCGGAAAACGTTTGTCTCCATCCGGGTGTCGGATGATGGCGACGGAATTCCCCCGGAGCTGATTCCCCATATATTCGAGCCTTTTTATACCACCAAAATGAAAGGAACGGGACTGGGTCTGGCCAATGTCAAACAGATGGTTCAGGCCCATGATGGATTTGTCCATGTGAAAGCTGGAAAAACGTGCGGCACCGTATTTGAGGTGTGTCTGCCCTGTGAAGGAGATGTCCGTGGCTGA
- a CDS encoding sugar phosphate isomerase/epimerase family protein: protein MKKRMKLGLHTYTLHLWGLGQNWGIQADPRPKEIDLFQLMDLAVEWGLDGLHITGCDLETKDDARLAAVRDAAQDHGLYLEYNFSRNEEFDPRLTDTLEKGIDITHKIGADLAKLSLDIRRPRPLYGSCFHPKVMRQLCDVHEEILAVLPVLEKNGIKLAVENHTETFADEILWVIHQVNHPLVGACVDTVNSMGVLENPEQAVEKLAPYAFCNHFCDHKLTRDQFGIRFHGVALGDGDIDCVKTLQIICDQSPTDRITFEIEWDMGEDSLEVAREKEMAACKKSIQYARKILKIGRPV, encoded by the coding sequence ATGAAGAAAAGAATGAAACTGGGACTTCACACCTATACCCTTCATTTGTGGGGCCTGGGACAGAACTGGGGGATTCAGGCCGATCCCCGACCCAAGGAAATCGATCTGTTTCAGCTCATGGACCTGGCTGTGGAATGGGGTTTGGACGGGCTGCACATCACGGGGTGCGATCTGGAAACCAAGGACGATGCCCGCCTGGCAGCAGTCAGAGACGCCGCTCAGGATCACGGCCTGTATCTGGAGTACAATTTTTCCCGAAATGAGGAATTTGATCCCCGGCTCACCGACACCCTGGAAAAAGGGATCGATATTACCCATAAAATCGGGGCCGACCTGGCCAAGTTGAGCCTGGATATCCGTCGGCCCCGGCCTTTGTACGGTTCCTGTTTCCACCCCAAAGTCATGCGGCAGCTGTGTGATGTTCATGAAGAAATCCTTGCCGTCCTGCCGGTGCTGGAAAAAAACGGCATCAAACTGGCCGTGGAAAATCATACGGAAACCTTTGCCGATGAGATCCTCTGGGTGATCCATCAGGTGAACCATCCCCTGGTGGGGGCGTGTGTGGACACAGTGAATTCCATGGGGGTTTTGGAAAATCCGGAACAGGCCGTGGAAAAACTGGCCCCTTATGCTTTCTGCAACCATTTCTGCGATCATAAGCTGACCCGGGACCAGTTCGGCATCCGGTTCCACGGGGTGGCCTTGGGCGACGGAGATATCGACTGTGTCAAAACCCTTCAGATCATCTGTGACCAGTCGCCCACGGACCGCATCACCTTTGAGATCGAATGGGATATGGGGGAAGATTCCCTGGAGGTGGCCCGGGAAAAAGAGATGGCTGCCTGTAAAAAAAGCATTCAGTATGCCAGAAAAATACTGAAAATCGGCCGGCCCGTTTGA